The Phyllopteryx taeniolatus isolate TA_2022b chromosome 17, UOR_Ptae_1.2, whole genome shotgun sequence genome window below encodes:
- the foxred1 gene encoding FAD-dependent oxidoreductase domain-containing protein 1 isoform X3 produces the protein MEDNYHTQRAAGAQVSLLSPTQLKETFPWMNTEDVALASYGVENEGWFDPWTLLNALRRKAISMGVVQCCGEVTGFKYSSNEVMTEDGQRLELRRIKSVQVQMPNSLEFQPVECAVAVNAAGAFSAKLAHMLGAGLGPEDTLAGIPIPVEPRKRFIYVFHCPDGPGLDTPFLVDQSGVYFRREGFGGNYIAGRSPDQGEEPDVANLDVDHQFFQDKIWPELAHRVPAFEKLKVTSAWAGYYDYNTLDQNGIVGTHPLVSNMYFATGFSGHGLQHSPAVGRAVAELILDGGFSTVDLSRLGFRRIADREPVLERNIV, from the exons ATGGAGGACAACTACCACACCCAGCG GGCGGCGGGAGCCCAAGTGTCACTTCTCTCGCCGACGCAACTGAAAGAGACATTTCCCTGGATGAACACAGAAGATGTGGCACTTGCTTCATACG GTGTGGAAAACGAGGGCTGGTTCGACCCGTGGACGCTGCTGAACGCCTTGAGGAGGAAGGCCATCTCCATGGGCGTCGTCCAGTGCTGCGGAGAAGTCACCG GGTTTAAATATTCATCCAACGAGGTCATGACGGAGGACGGCCAACGTTTGGAGTTGAGGAGGATCAAATCCGTTCAA GTGCAGATGCCCAACAGTTTGGAGTTCCAGCCCGTGGAGTGCGCCGTGGCGGTGAACGCGGCCGGGGCCTTCTCGGCAAAACTGGCCCACATGCTGGGAGCGGGACTCGGACCCGAGGACACCCTGGCCGGAATCCCGATCCCCGTCGAGCCCAGGAAAAG GTTCATCTACGTCTTCCACTGTCCCGACGGGCCCGGTCTGGACACGCCCTTCCTTGTCGACCAATCGGGCGTGTACTTCAGGAGGGAGGGCTTCGGGGGGAACTACATCGCGGGCAGGTCGCCGGACCAG GGAGAGGAGCCGGATGTGGCCAATCTGGATGTGGACCACCAGTTTTTCCAGGACAAAATTTGGCCCGAACTGGCGCACCGTGTTCCCGCTTTCGAAAAACTGAAG GTGACGAGCGCCTGGGCGGGCTACTACGACTACAACACGCTGGACCAGAACGGCATCGTGGGCACGCACCCGCTGGTCAGCAACATGTACTTCGCCACGGGCTTCAGCGGCCACGGCCTGCAGCACTCGCCCGCCGTGGGCCGCGCCGTCGCCGAGCTCATCCTGGACGGCGGCTTCAGCACGGTAGACCTGAGCCGACTCGGCTTCCGCCGCATCGCCGACCGGGAGCCCGTGTTGGAGAGGAACATCGTGTAG
- the foxred1 gene encoding FAD-dependent oxidoreductase domain-containing protein 1 isoform X1: protein MSTWRSLCANVRTLRVLLTFRRVAPDPRRPCGLVASRRSLSTGTPLRNDFFKDLEAKLAATRKKARDALPGSAWSPLHINPNLPPERTDIVIVGGGVVGWAVAYWLKKKEGIRGGLKVVVVEKDTTYSRASTVLSAGGIRQQFSLLENISLSMASADFLRNINEHLGVLNEDPVDVQFNQAGYLLLASDKAAHIMEDNYHTQRAAGAQVSLLSPTQLKETFPWMNTEDVALASYGVENEGWFDPWTLLNALRRKAISMGVVQCCGEVTGFKYSSNEVMTEDGQRLELRRIKSVQVQMPNSLEFQPVECAVAVNAAGAFSAKLAHMLGAGLGPEDTLAGIPIPVEPRKRFIYVFHCPDGPGLDTPFLVDQSGVYFRREGFGGNYIAGRSPDQGEEPDVANLDVDHQFFQDKIWPELAHRVPAFEKLKVTSAWAGYYDYNTLDQNGIVGTHPLVSNMYFATGFSGHGLQHSPAVGRAVAELILDGGFSTVDLSRLGFRRIADREPVLERNIV, encoded by the exons ATGTCAACGTGGCGCAGCCTGTGTGCAAATGTGCGGACGCTCCGGGTTCTGCTCACCTTCAGACGGGTCGCTCCGGACCCCAGGCGGCCGTGTGGACTCGTAGCGTCACGCCGAAGCCTGAGCACCGGGACGCCGCTGCGGAATGATTTCTTTAAAG ACCTGGAGGCCAAGCTGGCCGCCACGAGGAAGAAGGCGAGGGACGCCCTGCCGGGCAGCGCCTGGAGCCCCCTGCACATTAACCCCAACTTGCCCCCGGAGAGGACCGACATCGTGATCGTCGGGGGCGGCGTGGTGGGCTGGGCCGTCGCCTACTGGCTCAAGAAGAAGGAGGGCATCCGCGGAGGGCTCAAAGTCGTCGTGGTGGAGAAGGACACCACG TACTCGCGGGCATCCACGGTGTTGTCGGCCGGGGGGATCcgccagcagttctccctgctGGAAAACATCAGCCTGTCCATGGCCTCCGCCGACTTCCTGAGGAACATCAAC GAGCACTTGGGCGTGCTGAACGAGGACCCGGTGGACGTGCAGTTCAACCAGGCGGGGTACCTGTTGCTGGCCAGTGACAAGGCGGCGCACATCATGGAGGACAACTACCACACCCAGCG GGCGGCGGGAGCCCAAGTGTCACTTCTCTCGCCGACGCAACTGAAAGAGACATTTCCCTGGATGAACACAGAAGATGTGGCACTTGCTTCATACG GTGTGGAAAACGAGGGCTGGTTCGACCCGTGGACGCTGCTGAACGCCTTGAGGAGGAAGGCCATCTCCATGGGCGTCGTCCAGTGCTGCGGAGAAGTCACCG GGTTTAAATATTCATCCAACGAGGTCATGACGGAGGACGGCCAACGTTTGGAGTTGAGGAGGATCAAATCCGTTCAA GTGCAGATGCCCAACAGTTTGGAGTTCCAGCCCGTGGAGTGCGCCGTGGCGGTGAACGCGGCCGGGGCCTTCTCGGCAAAACTGGCCCACATGCTGGGAGCGGGACTCGGACCCGAGGACACCCTGGCCGGAATCCCGATCCCCGTCGAGCCCAGGAAAAG GTTCATCTACGTCTTCCACTGTCCCGACGGGCCCGGTCTGGACACGCCCTTCCTTGTCGACCAATCGGGCGTGTACTTCAGGAGGGAGGGCTTCGGGGGGAACTACATCGCGGGCAGGTCGCCGGACCAG GGAGAGGAGCCGGATGTGGCCAATCTGGATGTGGACCACCAGTTTTTCCAGGACAAAATTTGGCCCGAACTGGCGCACCGTGTTCCCGCTTTCGAAAAACTGAAG GTGACGAGCGCCTGGGCGGGCTACTACGACTACAACACGCTGGACCAGAACGGCATCGTGGGCACGCACCCGCTGGTCAGCAACATGTACTTCGCCACGGGCTTCAGCGGCCACGGCCTGCAGCACTCGCCCGCCGTGGGCCGCGCCGTCGCCGAGCTCATCCTGGACGGCGGCTTCAGCACGGTAGACCTGAGCCGACTCGGCTTCCGCCGCATCGCCGACCGGGAGCCCGTGTTGGAGAGGAACATCGTGTAG
- the LOC133466998 gene encoding ATP-sensitive inward rectifier potassium channel 1-like → MFQDVPIQPKGHSGRKSRLVTKDGRCNIQFGNVESGNHLAYLVDMWTTFVEIRWRFVLILFVASFTGSWFIFSLLWYWIARSNGDMSARNRTDGHVMCIANVNSLTTAFLYSLETQTTIGYGGRAPTGQCGGTVAILILQSMAGVFINSFMCGVILAKISLPKRRAKTVSFSDTAVICLKNGKLCLLIRVANLRKTLLIGSQIYGKLMKTTTTPDGETLILDQLDIHFTVDAGKDNLFFVCPLTLYHMINRASPFYEISADTLPQQDFELVVFLDGTAESTSSSCQVRTSYIPQEIQWGRNFLPIISRTKTGKYCVDFSNFSKSVRVATPHCAQCFEGTVDARHRNQHEKKDSQKKLGIHNLAFQVTDIHDVMDVTKM, encoded by the coding sequence ATGTTCCAGGATGTTCCCATCCAGCCGAAGGGGCACTCGGGTCGCAAAAGCCGCCTGGTGACCAAAGACGGCCGCTGCAACATCCAGTTCGGCAACGTGGAGTCGGGAAACCACTTGGCCTACCTGGTGGACATGTGGACCACCTTCGTGGAGATCCGCTGGCGCTTCGTGCTGATTCTGTTCGTGGCGTCCTTCACGGGGAGCTGGTTCATCTTCAGCCTGCTGTGGTACTGGATCGCCAGGAGCAACGGCGACATGTCGGCGCGCAATCGCACCGACGGTCACGTCATGTGCATCGCCAACGTCAACAGCCTGACCACGGCCTTCCTCTACTCGCTGGAGACGCAGACCACCATCGGCTACGGCGGCCGAGCACCGACCGGGCAGTGCGGCGGGACGGTGGCCATCCTCATCCTCCAGTCGATGGCGGGCGTCTTCATCAACAGCTTCATGTGCGGAGTCATCCTGGCCAAAATCTCTCTACCCAAGAGGCGAGCCAAGACGGTGAGCTTCAGCGACACGGCCGTCATCTGCCTGAAGAACGGCAAACTCTGCCTCCTGATCCGCGTCGCCAACCTCCGCAAGACGCTCCTGATCGGGAGCCAGATCTACGGAAAGCTTATGAAGACCACCACCACCCCGGACGGCGAGACCCTGATCCTGGACCAGCTGGACATCCACTTCACGGTGGACGCCGGCAAGGATAACCTGTTCTTCGTTTGCCCGCTAACGCTCTACCACATGATCAACCGGGCCAGCCCCTTCTACGAGATCTCCGCTGACACGCTGCCCCAGCAGGACTTCGAGCTGGTGGTCTTCCTGGACGGCACGGCCGAGTCCACCAGCTCCTCATGCCAGGTGCGGACCTCCTACATTCCCCAGGAGATCCAGTGGGGGCGCAACTTCCTGCCCATCATCTCGCGAACCAAGACGGGCAAGTACTGCGTAGATTTCTCCAACTTTTCCAAAAGCGTGCGGGTGGCCACGCCGCACTGCGCCCAGTGCTTCGAGGGCACCGTGGATGCCAGGCACCGGAACCAACACGAGAAGAAAGACTCTCAGAAGAAGTTGGGCATCCACAACTTGGCTTTCCAAGTCACTGACATTCACGACGTCATGGATGTCACCAAGATGTGA
- the foxred1 gene encoding FAD-dependent oxidoreductase domain-containing protein 1 isoform X2 has translation MISLKYSRASTVLSAGGIRQQFSLLENISLSMASADFLRNINEHLGVLNEDPVDVQFNQAGYLLLASDKAAHIMEDNYHTQRAAGAQVSLLSPTQLKETFPWMNTEDVALASYGVENEGWFDPWTLLNALRRKAISMGVVQCCGEVTGFKYSSNEVMTEDGQRLELRRIKSVQVQMPNSLEFQPVECAVAVNAAGAFSAKLAHMLGAGLGPEDTLAGIPIPVEPRKRFIYVFHCPDGPGLDTPFLVDQSGVYFRREGFGGNYIAGRSPDQGEEPDVANLDVDHQFFQDKIWPELAHRVPAFEKLKVTSAWAGYYDYNTLDQNGIVGTHPLVSNMYFATGFSGHGLQHSPAVGRAVAELILDGGFSTVDLSRLGFRRIADREPVLERNIV, from the exons ATGATTTCTTTAAAG TACTCGCGGGCATCCACGGTGTTGTCGGCCGGGGGGATCcgccagcagttctccctgctGGAAAACATCAGCCTGTCCATGGCCTCCGCCGACTTCCTGAGGAACATCAAC GAGCACTTGGGCGTGCTGAACGAGGACCCGGTGGACGTGCAGTTCAACCAGGCGGGGTACCTGTTGCTGGCCAGTGACAAGGCGGCGCACATCATGGAGGACAACTACCACACCCAGCG GGCGGCGGGAGCCCAAGTGTCACTTCTCTCGCCGACGCAACTGAAAGAGACATTTCCCTGGATGAACACAGAAGATGTGGCACTTGCTTCATACG GTGTGGAAAACGAGGGCTGGTTCGACCCGTGGACGCTGCTGAACGCCTTGAGGAGGAAGGCCATCTCCATGGGCGTCGTCCAGTGCTGCGGAGAAGTCACCG GGTTTAAATATTCATCCAACGAGGTCATGACGGAGGACGGCCAACGTTTGGAGTTGAGGAGGATCAAATCCGTTCAA GTGCAGATGCCCAACAGTTTGGAGTTCCAGCCCGTGGAGTGCGCCGTGGCGGTGAACGCGGCCGGGGCCTTCTCGGCAAAACTGGCCCACATGCTGGGAGCGGGACTCGGACCCGAGGACACCCTGGCCGGAATCCCGATCCCCGTCGAGCCCAGGAAAAG GTTCATCTACGTCTTCCACTGTCCCGACGGGCCCGGTCTGGACACGCCCTTCCTTGTCGACCAATCGGGCGTGTACTTCAGGAGGGAGGGCTTCGGGGGGAACTACATCGCGGGCAGGTCGCCGGACCAG GGAGAGGAGCCGGATGTGGCCAATCTGGATGTGGACCACCAGTTTTTCCAGGACAAAATTTGGCCCGAACTGGCGCACCGTGTTCCCGCTTTCGAAAAACTGAAG GTGACGAGCGCCTGGGCGGGCTACTACGACTACAACACGCTGGACCAGAACGGCATCGTGGGCACGCACCCGCTGGTCAGCAACATGTACTTCGCCACGGGCTTCAGCGGCCACGGCCTGCAGCACTCGCCCGCCGTGGGCCGCGCCGTCGCCGAGCTCATCCTGGACGGCGGCTTCAGCACGGTAGACCTGAGCCGACTCGGCTTCCGCCGCATCGCCGACCGGGAGCCCGTGTTGGAGAGGAACATCGTGTAG